From one Rhopalosiphum padi isolate XX-2018 chromosome 2, ASM2088224v1, whole genome shotgun sequence genomic stretch:
- the LOC132922548 gene encoding neurogenin-2, with translation MDPKCLYGLDGSDSGFEMSFDSENEATFSLDDTMGSEGFASSVSLADDDLQVKPKKRRQRRTRERSPMQLIKIKKHRRMKANDRERNRMHMLNEALDRLRCVLPTYPDDAKLTKIETLRFAHNYIWALSHTLQVVETTEQSPIDQDQPLMLTMGDVTVSISQQGNKITSSTGTCALAQQKKPCSPISEPLATSTPIKDSSKHHQHPPTSHCLNDSGFFEPQRLDHLFGTTAEHTEHDHSYQPDRWLQKPSNIQHQQSQPIDKTWPETAYCNDYQPTWPLQTSWHNHGPLTYPSSTIDQRCHEPMMFYS, from the exons ATGGATCCGAAGTGTTTGTACGGTCTTGATGGTTCTGATTCAGGTTTTGAAATGAGCTTTGACTCGGAAAATGAAGCTACGTTTTCATTGGACGACACTATGGGCTCGGAAGGTTTCGCTTCATCCGTAAGTTTAGCTGACGATGATCTACAAGTGAAACCGAAAAAACGCCGTCAAAGAAGAACGAGAGAACGAAGTCCAATGCAG ctgattaaaataaaaaaacaccgtCGCATGAAGGCCAATGATAGAGAACGAAATCGTATGCACATGTTAAACGAGGCTTTGGACAGACTTCGATGTGTTTTACCAACATACCCAGATGAtgcaaaattaacaaaaattgaaaCTCTCAGGTTTGCACACAACTACATTTGGGCACTATCTCATACACTACAAGTCGTCGAGACTACCGAACAATCACCAATAGACCAAGACCAACCACTAATGCTTACCATGGGTGACGTAACGGTCAGCATAAGCCAACAAGGCAACAAA ATCACTTCTTCAACGGGAACATGTGCTTTGGCACAGCAGAAGAAACCGTGCTCACCAATTTCTGAGCCACTGGCGACTTCGACGCCCATAAAGGATTCGTCCAAGCACCACCAACATCCGCCGACAAGCCACTGTCTCAATGATTCTGGCTTCTTCGAGCCACAGCGTCTCGACCACCTCTTCGGTACAACCGCCGAGCATACCGAACATGACCACAGTTACCAGCCGGACAGATGGCTTCAGAAACCGAGTAACATTCAGCACCAGCAGTCACAGCCTATCGATAAGACGTGGCCCGAAACGGCGTACTGCAATGATTACCAGCCGACTTGGCCGCTGCAGACATCGTGGCATAATCACGGACCATTGACGTATCCATCATCGACCATAGACCAAAGGTGCCACGAACCGATGATGTTCTACTCTTGA